One part of the Solanum dulcamara chromosome 8, daSolDulc1.2, whole genome shotgun sequence genome encodes these proteins:
- the LOC129901378 gene encoding uncharacterized protein LOC129901378 isoform X2 yields the protein MRFALSYVFSHMVSESIQPFFNDAWGRWKDFPYNIKEQIWNQFRSKCAWQPCYENKINFIFEKKAHKRVADMLFEVQKNNEKPRWLREEIWLKLEKWNTPEFKKKCERAKAAPASVKGGSLHIGGSMSFAAHRREMTKLKGEEVSDVEVFEETHKKRNKDGTGGEWVESRAEETFVSYNIHVQRRHLLDFKEAWMNGANTTYFRGWFHNPTII from the exons GTTTGCGCTATCATATGTCTTCTCCCATATGGTTTCAGAATCTATTCAACCATTCTTCAATGATGCTTGGGGTAGATGGAAAGACTTTCCGTACAATATCAAGGAACAAATATGGAATCAATTTAGG TCGAAGTGTGCATGGCAGCCATGTTATGAGaacaaaataaatttcatttttgagaaGAAAGCTCATAAACGAGTTGCTGATATGTTGTTTgaagttcaaaaaaataatgagaAGCCCAGATGGTTACGAGAAGAAATATGGCTTAAATTGGAGAAATGGAACACTCCTGAATTTAAGAAGAAGTGTGAGCGAGCAAAGGCAGCTCCGGCCTCTGTAAAGGGAGGCTCTTTACACATCGGAGGTTCTATGAGTTTCGCAGCCCACCGACGAGAAATG ACAAAGTTAAAAGGTGAAGAGGTGTCTGATGTTGAGGTATTTGAGGAGACgcataagaaaagaaataaggatGGTACAGGGGGAGAATGGGTAGAGTCACGTGCAGAGGAGACATTTGTAAGTTATAACATTCACGTGCAGAGGAGACATTT GTTGGATTTCAAAGAAGCTTGGATGAATGGCGCAAACACAACCTACTTCCGAGGCTGGTTCCACAACCCAACTATCATATGA
- the LOC129901378 gene encoding uncharacterized protein LOC129901378 isoform X1, with protein sequence MRFALSYVFSHMVSESIQPFFNDAWGRWKDFPYNIKEQIWNQFRSKCAWQPCYENKINFIFEKKAHKRVADMLFEVQKNNEKPRWLREEIWLKLEKWNTPEFKKKCERAKAAPASVKGGSLHIGGSMSFAAHRREMTKLKGEEVSDVEVFEETHKKRNKDGTGGEWVESRAEETFVGFQRSLDEWRKHNLLPRLVPQPNYHMMILHQYGQMWQEVCRKVEFTGLEYNLPRIFHHHCCLVLLLLNLRKKWKQ encoded by the exons GTTTGCGCTATCATATGTCTTCTCCCATATGGTTTCAGAATCTATTCAACCATTCTTCAATGATGCTTGGGGTAGATGGAAAGACTTTCCGTACAATATCAAGGAACAAATATGGAATCAATTTAGG TCGAAGTGTGCATGGCAGCCATGTTATGAGaacaaaataaatttcatttttgagaaGAAAGCTCATAAACGAGTTGCTGATATGTTGTTTgaagttcaaaaaaataatgagaAGCCCAGATGGTTACGAGAAGAAATATGGCTTAAATTGGAGAAATGGAACACTCCTGAATTTAAGAAGAAGTGTGAGCGAGCAAAGGCAGCTCCGGCCTCTGTAAAGGGAGGCTCTTTACACATCGGAGGTTCTATGAGTTTCGCAGCCCACCGACGAGAAATG ACAAAGTTAAAAGGTGAAGAGGTGTCTGATGTTGAGGTATTTGAGGAGACgcataagaaaagaaataaggatGGTACAGGGGGAGAATGGGTAGAGTCACGTGCAGAGGAGACATTT GTTGGATTTCAAAGAAGCTTGGATGAATGGCGCAAACACAACCTACTTCCGAGGCTGGTTCCACAACCCAACTATCATATGATGATATTACATCAATATGGACAAATGTGGCAAGAGGTGTGTCGAAAGGTAGAGTTTACAGGCTTGGAGTACAACCTTCCTCGTATCTTCCATCACCATTGTTGTCTGGTGCTTTTACTACTCAATCTACGAAAGAAATGGAAGCAATGA